Genomic window (Saccharothrix australiensis):
CCTCCCGGCGGGGTTCGACGCGGAGGGCAGCTACCCGGCGATCGTCGTCTCCCACCCCGGTGGGGGCGTGAAGGAGCAGACCGCCGGTCTGTACGCGCGCAAGCTCGCCGGGCACGGGTTCGTCACCATCGCCTACGACGCGTCCTTCCAGGGCGCGAGCACCGGCACCCCGCGCCAGTTGGAGAACCCGTACATCCGCACCGAGGACGTCAGCGCGGTCGTGGACCACCTCACCACGCTGCCCTACGTCGACGCGGACCGGATCGGCGCCATGGGCATCTGCGCGGGCGCCGCGTACACCGCCAACGCCGCCATCAACGACCCCCGCATCAAGGCCGTGGGCACCGTCAGCATGGTCAACATCGGTCAGATGTTCCGCAACGGCTGGGACGGTGCGATGGCCGACGCCGACGCCGCACCGGTGCTGGCCCAAGCCGCCGCCGCCCGTACCTCCGACGCCACCGGCGCGCCGGACGGCAACCAGTTCCCGCTCGCGCCGCTGCGCAAGGAAGACGCACCCAGCCCCGAGTTGGAGGAGGCGTGGGAGTACTACCGCACTTCGCGCTGCGAGCACCCCAACGCACCCAGCTGGATGACCACCCGCAGCCTCAGCCAGATCGTCACCTACGACGCCTTCCACAAGGCCGAGACGTTCCTGACCCAGCCGCTGCTGCTCGTCGCCGGGAGCGAAGCCGGGTCGAAGTGGATGAGCGAAGACCTGTACGGGCGTGCCGCGAGCACCGACAAGAGCTTCCACGTCGTGGAGGGCGCGAACCACATGTCCCTCTACGACGGCGAGAAGTACGTCGAGGAAGTCGTCGGTGCGCTCGCGCCGTTCTTCACCGAGCGGCTCTGACCGGTCGGACACGACAGAGAGATCCGGGATGGCCACCTGGACCCGGACGAGCACGGACACATCAACGCCGAGCAGTGCTCCAGCGTGTCCGCCGCCTGCCGGACGGCAGCACACCGAAGTCGGTGAACACCTGGTCGGTGGGAGTGGACGACCGGATCTTCATCCGCTCCTGCCACGGCACCGACGGGGAGTGGCACGGCCCGGAGCGCGTGGAGGCTGCTCTGGAGCACCGGCCGGGCTATCCCGAACTTTGGTCGGTATTTTCCCCGGACACCCGTAGACGCCGGGCTCCACCGGACGCAGCCGGACGGACGAATAAGGCCCTTGACCGCGTTCGCGCTGGTCAAGGGCCTTTTCGACGACCGCGCGGACCGATCGCGGTGGGCCGAGCACGACGACCTGCTCGCTACGATCCGACAGCTGCCGGGCTTCGACCGCTTCCTCCTCCCGCCCCGGCGGACCGAATTGCGCCCCGCTGAGGCCGTAGTCAGTCCGTGGTGAGTCCCGTGGAGGACGGCGGCCGATTCCAGCCGATGGCGACTGACGGGAAAGTTCAGGCCCCGAGCGCGTTGCCGCTGCTCAGGGCCTGATTCACCCGGCGAAAGGTGAGTGCCCCCGGCAGGATTCGAACCTGCGACACACGGTTTAGGAATGCTCCTATCCGGCGTCCACGAGGCGTCTACCTGCATGTATAGGTCGTCGGGTACTCGCACCATGACGTCTGTGGTCACGGTTGCGCCACAGTTCGCACCACGACCCGCACCACGCGCGTGCGTGGTAGGTGAGGCGGCTTCGTCCCTCCACTGTGTACTCGCTCAAGTTGCGCACTCCTGAGGTCGGTCTACGTTGCGGTCCTGGATGCTGTGCGGCTGGACTGGAGCTGGGAAGGGGTGTCGTGGCTGCGACTTCCGGTGCCGGTGTGGAGCGGACGCTAGTGCTGCTCAAGCCGGATGCTGTTGCCCGCGGGTTGGTCGGGCGTCTTGTCGCTCGATTTGAGGATGCGGCGCTCAAGATCGTTGGCGTCAAGATGAAACACTTGGATGCGGAGTCCACCCGCAGGCACTACTTCGACCTCGAAGAACGTGCCGGTTCGGTCATCTACAACGCTACGGCTGAGTTCATGCAGAGTAGCCCGGTGGTGGCGTTGGCCCTGGAAGGTGTCGATGTCGTGGGCAAGGTGCGTAAAATCATCGGTGGCACGTTTCCGGAGCACGCCGAGATTGGCACCATTCGCGGAGACTTCGCGCATCAGACGAGGTTGTCTTCCGAAACTACCGGAAAGGCGGTAATGAACCTCGTCCACGCTTCCGGGAACCCCGAAGAGGCCAAGTACGAGATATCGGTTTGGTTCACTGGATCTGAGCTCTTCGAGTATCGGACGCTGGCCGAAAAATATGCCTACTGAGGCGACGCGAGAAAACTGGACGAGGTGTCGCATCGGATTTCTCTGGAAGAGTTGCAGGCGGCCTATGATCGCGAATTGCTGGTTGACAGAAGGGCCGCGGCTGAGACTGCGTATGCTTTGGCCTTCCGCTACCGGGATGAAGATGTCGGCGGGCTGCGTCGGTTTGACCTGGCGAGGATGTGGGCCGTTCGCGCTGTGGAGATACTCGACGTTCTCCCATCCGATGCACTTGAAGACGTGGTATCGAGGCGTACCTCGGTAGGAGGCGTTCCCCTTCCTGAATTCTTGCACTCGTCGGTCGTCCGTAGTCGATTGTCAGACGTCTTGTTCTGACACGGCAGTCAGACTTGTGGAGCGCTTCATCTGTACATGGGCCGGCCTGGTGGCGTGCTGTCTTGACGACTCGCTCGCTGGCGCGTCAGCGACGAAGCTCGGTGTCGAGATATTCTTGGACGGGTTCGAAGAGGCCGTAAGGCACGTACTCGGGGAGCTGGCTGTGGGAGACCCATTCAAATGCGTCAAGCTCTTCGTCATCAACCACAGAAGCTTCACCTGTTACCTGGTTGAACGCCGCATAGACCATCGTGCGACCAGTCTTAGGGTGTACTCGTTCACCGAGCAACGTGCCATCGGAAGCCGTAACTCCAGTCTCTTCGTGGGCCTCTCGTGCCGCTGCTTCCACGCTCGACTCACCAGGCTCGACCTCACCGGCTGGAAATTGCCACGAGAGGCTGCCCTCTGACACGCGACGCCGGACCATGAGAACGCGACCGTTCTGCGTGATGATGGCGGCTGCGATCGGCGGTCGCGTCGTTTCGGGCGTCTGGTCACTCATTGATCAGCTCCTCTATGGCTTGCAATATCGGTGGGAAGATTCGGTCAGTCGGAATGAAGCGGGTCAGCCGGTCGCTCGTGGTCCACGTGACGCTGACGTTCTCCACGACGTCCAAGTTCTGTGCATCACCACCCAGGTACTCGCAGAGCAAGTAGTCACAGTACACGTGGGTGATGGGGTGGAGACGGCTGCCGAGGTTGCGTACGACCGCACAGTGGACGCCTGTCTCGCCGAGGGTTTCTTGGATCGCGACGGTTTCCGCCGACACTCCTGGCTTCACCACTCCGGCTGGGAACTGCCATGAAATTCCGCGCCCATCTTCGCCGCGACGCTGAACTATCAGTATTTCATACCCCTTAAGTACTACTGCTATTGCAACGCGCAGAGCATAGCTCGACCCGGTGTGTGAGACCGGTTCGGTTGTGATGTGGTGTTCGGCGGCGAGCAAGGTTGCGAACCTTGACTGTGCTGCGTCCGAAGCAGTCTCCAAGGCCCGGTCAAGAAGTTGCTGCATCTCTGCTCTAGGGGTGAGAGCGGGTTTCTCGTGCCAGTTCGCGACTGCCCGCGGCGAGATCCCTAGACGGCTCGCGAACGATTCGTTGCTCTCGCGTAGTGCGGCTTGGAGCACGCAGGCTGTGCGGCCGGTCCATCCTCGCGCCATGTCCATGTTCACACCCCTGCGGGGGTGTGACGTGTAGCGGAAGTGCATCGGTGGTGCACTGGACCTGCATCGGAACTGCATGGTTGGTTCGGGCTGCTTGGCGTTGACTTCTTGGCATGAGAAGCAGCAGCCATCAGAACCCCTCAGCGGTTCGACCGGTTGAGATCCGATTCGACGTACGTGAGCATCTTGGTGACGTTTTCGTTGAGCTGGGCGACCCGATCGCTGATGGCGTCCAAGCCTTCGAGCTGCTGGCGGATCTCGCGGAGCTGGTGCTCAACCACGGCCAAGCGGCCGGGGAGGTCGTCGGCGCTCCGCGGGGCCGGTTCGCCTGGCCTGGGCGGCAGGTGGCCGGCGAGTACCGCGGACAGGTGGCCGGCGTGCCAGTCGAGTGCGGTCGACAGCGCCTCAAGCGTCCGCCGGCTTCTTCGGCGCTGTGCGCTGTTGTTCTGGAGTTCTCCGACGATGGCCTTGGATACACCGGATCGGTCGGTGAGTTCGCGCTGGCTGATGTCCAGTTCGGCCATGCGCTGGTTGATCGCCTGTGCGACCGCCGCCCAGTCTCCGGTCACGTGCTCCTCCGCGCTCCGCCTGAATGTCGAGCGTAGCGCGGCACATTTCCGCTGACCTGGGAACACGCAGCATCCAGCGGTTTTGGCCTTTCACGTGCCTTATCGGGATGAAATCAGACCATAAATCCGTCTGATATTAGGCTTCAGTCGCACGGTGAGGACCTGAACAGCCATGAACGACATGCCTGTGAACGCCAAACCGGCGTTCTACACAGTCAGGGAGGCCGCACGGACTCTCCGTGTCGCCCCTTCGACGCTCTACCGAGTGATCCGTGATGGAGAGTTCCCCGCGATCCGGTTGCGGACGCGCTACGTCGTGCCCGCCATCGCGCTCGAAAGGCTGCTTGAACGGGCGGCGGAGACCGGTGGGCTGGTCGACCCGGCCCGGATCGCTGCCGAGCGCCGTGCCACCCGCGAGTTCGACAAGGCGGCCGGCGGTGCTCCGTGGTGAACCAGCACGAACGCTTCGAGCTGATGGCCGCTGATCTGGATCGTTTGGCGCTGGTGCCGGACGACATCGTCCAGGAGATCGTCATCCGAGGTGCTGGGTGCTTGTGGCTCTACGGTCCGGTGCTCGATACGGACCACTCGCAAGGAGAGTCGGTGCCGCCGGGAAGTAGGTGCCAGGTGTGGCGGGCGTGCCTGGAGTTGGAACTGCGCACGCCTGGTCCGTACAGCGGCGGGGTGTGCAGCGGGTTGTCCGATGAGGAGTTCCGTGAACTGCACCGGGTGTGGTTCACCCGTCGCGGGCGGATGGGTGGCGAGAGGGGGCCGTTGACATGACGGTCGAGCTGACCGCCACCCAGGTGTTGGCGGGCGCGGGTGCGCTGGTGGTCTTGGTGATCGCCTGGCGTGGCGGTTCGCGTCGTGCCAGGGCCGCGGCGGACGCGGCACGCTCAGGCGCTCGCCTGTTCTCGATGACCGGGCGAGTGCTGGCAATGGCAGGGGCCATCGCGGGTGTGCAGTGGATCGTGATCACTCACGACCGCGAGTCCACCTTGCTGTGGGTGGTGCTGGGGCTGCCAGCGCTGTTCACGGCCTACGCCCTCACGCGGGCACTGACCGTGACGGCAGTGAACGGCACAGGTCACAGGGGTGGTCGACGGTGAACGCCCCGAAGGGTGTGGGAAGGGTGGTCGCCTTCGGGCGGCCACCCGCCACCCACGCAGGCGAAGTGGAACGGCTGACGCGGGAGGCTGCGGCGGTGACGCGGACCCACCAGGCACGTCCAGCGATCACCGAGGCGGGCCTTGAGGGGTGGTGGACGCGTGCCGCGAGCCGGTGGACCCAGTCACCACGCGTGCCGGCGGCACTGAAGTCGCGGCGGGCTGCCGGCCGGGCGACCAAGAATCTGATGGTGGGTGCGGTGCGATCGCCGTTCCGATTCCTGAGGGCCGTTGTTCGCGGGTTCGCGGTCGCCGTCCGGTGGTGGCGGTCGTGGGTGCGGGTGGCTGACTACCGGCAGGCCGCGGAAGCATCCGAGAAGTTGGCGGACAAGTTCCGCGACATCCGCGAGCTGACCCTGTTCCGGTGGAAGGTCACCGGAGCTACCGGCGCCGGTACCGGTGTGGCGCTGTCCGTGCTCGATCTCGTGTGTGGGCATCAAGTGCTGTGGCTCGCGGGCGGCGTTGCGGCTGCCGGGCTGGCGGTGTTGGGTCGGCGCAACGAC
Coding sequences:
- a CDS encoding helix-turn-helix domain-containing protein yields the protein MTGDWAAVAQAINQRMAELDISQRELTDRSGVSKAIVGELQNNSAQRRRSRRTLEALSTALDWHAGHLSAVLAGHLPPRPGEPAPRSADDLPGRLAVVEHQLREIRQQLEGLDAISDRVAQLNENVTKMLTYVESDLNRSNR
- a CDS encoding alpha/beta hydrolase, with the translated sequence MKNRKADDMTDTLQAVTSEDTSIQTHNGYGTTLAAVTYLPAGFDAEGSYPAIVVSHPGGGVKEQTAGLYARKLAGHGFVTIAYDASFQGASTGTPRQLENPYIRTEDVSAVVDHLTTLPYVDADRIGAMGICAGAAYTANAAINDPRIKAVGTVSMVNIGQMFRNGWDGAMADADAAPVLAQAAAARTSDATGAPDGNQFPLAPLRKEDAPSPELEEAWEYYRTSRCEHPNAPSWMTTRSLSQIVTYDAFHKAETFLTQPLLLVAGSEAGSKWMSEDLYGRAASTDKSFHVVEGANHMSLYDGEKYVEEVVGALAPFFTERL
- a CDS encoding NUDIX hydrolase, whose protein sequence is MQQLLDRALETASDAAQSRFATLLAAEHHITTEPVSHTGSSYALRVAIAVVLKGYEILIVQRRGEDGRGISWQFPAGVVKPGVSAETVAIQETLGETGVHCAVVRNLGSRLHPITHVYCDYLLCEYLGGDAQNLDVVENVSVTWTTSDRLTRFIPTDRIFPPILQAIEELINE
- a CDS encoding NUDIX hydrolase — translated: MSDQTPETTRPPIAAAIITQNGRVLMVRRRVSEGSLSWQFPAGEVEPGESSVEAAAREAHEETGVTASDGTLLGERVHPKTGRTMVYAAFNQVTGEASVVDDEELDAFEWVSHSQLPEYVPYGLFEPVQEYLDTELRR
- a CDS encoding helix-turn-helix domain-containing protein; this translates as MNDMPVNAKPAFYTVREAARTLRVAPSTLYRVIRDGEFPAIRLRTRYVVPAIALERLLERAAETGGLVDPARIAAERRATREFDKAAGGAPW
- a CDS encoding nucleoside-diphosphate kinase; its protein translation is MAATSGAGVERTLVLLKPDAVARGLVGRLVARFEDAALKIVGVKMKHLDAESTRRHYFDLEERAGSVIYNATAEFMQSSPVVALALEGVDVVGKVRKIIGGTFPEHAEIGTIRGDFAHQTRLSSETTGKAVMNLVHASGNPEEAKYEISVWFTGSELFEYRTLAEKYAY